Proteins co-encoded in one Medicago truncatula cultivar Jemalong A17 chromosome 8, MtrunA17r5.0-ANR, whole genome shotgun sequence genomic window:
- the LOC11441535 gene encoding dirigent protein 19, with protein sequence MASSLNNYVINVVLFLAIIHFKTTSSSSHHHHHHNNNLKSIHFSLYQHETINKTGYIIVNGIKGNAGVTQTTTPFGTLFVFQDPLTLTSNRSSKLVGIAEGTSITSSLDGLRSISIAKLTLRLKNHKGSVSIVGGTNNVKASDHPIVGGTEDFMFVQGYVTSSPVDLKGLTVVYKIEFHIYWPPYAIQSS encoded by the coding sequence ATGGCATCCTCATTAAACAACTATGTtattaatgttgttttattCTTAGCAATAATTCACTTTAAAACCACTTCTAGCTCTTctcatcatcaccaccaccacaacaaTAACCTCAAATCCATTCACTTTTCACTTTACCAACATGAGACAATAAACAAAACAGGTTATATTATAGTGAATGGTATAAAAGGAAATGCTGGAGTcacacaaacaacaacaccTTTTGGAACATTATTTGTGTTTCAAGATCCTTTGACTCTAACATCAAATAGATCCTCTAAACTAGTTGGAATTGCTGAAGGTACTTCCATCACCTCTAGTCTTGATGGGCTTCGAAGCATTTCGATTGCGAAGCTAACTCTTCGTTTGAAGAATCATAAGGGTTCTGTATCTATTGTTGGTGGAACAAACAATGTTAAAGCTTCGGATCATCCTATAGTTGGAGGTACTGAAGATTTCATGTTTGTTCAAGGATATGTTACATCTTCTCCGGTTGATCTTAAGGGTCTTACTGTTGTTTATAAGATTGAGTTTCATATTTATTGGCCTCCATATGCAATTCAATCCTCATAA